From the Bombus vancouverensis nearcticus chromosome 3, iyBomVanc1_principal, whole genome shotgun sequence genome, one window contains:
- the LOC117165834 gene encoding polycomb group protein Pc, translating to MDLGDRVYAAERIIKKREKRGKVEYFVKWKGWSKKHNTWEPEENILDVRLIELYEESQKGGDVTARRPRRRDTRYNEHVLANLVVEEEPGGDERVGEDSQDESTIGSTSAPRLNPVAPDEDTLPSSVDGHESPTAPELSASAFSVDSDCSNSSIDSPLLPRREPTGTKRKAEVLSKESGKIGVTITTSSPSSGSGSPPPNKIPRLLPLKSNPTSPSYHSHKVNGRRPSSSSVKSTPEEPLPAVPTTPAPAVQEKKRAEADVPHGPPPSLPRAPPAPLSPQIDTPLEQPTKKRHLSEQKQEKSNGAVTVDANGHKSPSPTDSYTNNNRLPTVVNGHHSHNNSNNHNNNSNSNNSNTSSVKQTEISKTDMYVPLSSPGTDYWHARNPVADQVFITDVTVNLKTVTIRECKTEKGFFRERDPKSDIY from the exons GGCAAAGTAGAGTACTTCGTAAAATGGAAAGGATGGAGCAAAAA ACACAACACATGGGAACCCGAAGAAAACATCTTAGACGTCAGGTTAATTGAATTATACGAAGAAAGTCAAAAAGGTGGAGATGTGACTGCAAGGAGACCTAGGCGGAGGGATACTAGATATAAC GAACACGTTTTGGCTAACTTGGTCGTCGAGGAAGAGCCCGGCGGAGACGAGAGAGTTGGAGAAGATAGTCAAGACGAATCAACTATCGGTAGCACCTCCGCGCCTCGCCTAAATCCCGTTGCACCTGACGAAGATACGCTTCCGAGTTCCGTCGATGGGCACGAATCGCCAACAGCCCCAGAATTATCTGCATCCGCGTTCAGTGTTGATTCAGATTGTTCCAATAGTAGTATAGACAGTCCTCTACTGCCTAGGAGAGAACCGACTGGTACGAAAAGAAAGGCCGAGGTTCTCAGCAAAGAATCGGGAAAAATTGGTGTTACCATTACTACGAGCAGTCCAAGCAGTGGTAGTGGAAGTCCTCCTCCAAACAAAATACCTCGACTATTGCCCCTGAAGAGTAATCCAACGTCTCCCTCTTATCAC AGTCACAAGGTAAACGGCAGGAGGCCGTCATCGTCAAGCGTGAAGTCGACACCGGAGGAACCGCTGCCAGCGGTGCCGACGACACCAGCTCCAGCGGTGCAAGAGAAAAAGCGTGCCGAAGCTGACGTGCCTCACGGTCCTCCACCCTCGCTGCCGCGTGCACCGCCAGCACCTCTCTCCCCTCAGATAGACACGCCTTTGGAACAGCCTACCAAAAAGAGGCACTTGTCTGAGCAAAAACAAGAGAAGTCGAACGGAGCTGTGACAGTAGACGCGAACGGTCACAAGTCACCTAGCCCTACGGATTCATATACAAACAACAACAGGTTACCGACCGTCGTCAATGGGCATCATAGTCATAACAATAGCAACAATCATAACAACAACAGTAATAGCAACAATAGCAATACATCGAGCGTGAAGCAAACGGAAATCTCGAAGACCGACATGTATGTCCCTCTTTCAAGTCCTGGTACGGATTACTGGCACGCGCGGAATCCAGTTGCCGATCAGGTGTTCATTACAGACGTGACGGTAAATTTGAAGACCGTTACCATCAGGGAGTGCAAGACTGAAAAAGGATTCTTCCGGGAAAGGGATCCAAAGAGCGATATCTATTAA
- the l(2)05287 gene encoding WD repeat-containing protein l(2)05287 — MQMKLNTRRESTNIEVIDVDDLVLTRKGGGSIIDQRPVFSHDGETLYIVWKHVIRAYSTQTGDFVKELEPANYRIAGLIIHPENPNLIIACTENGELNFWSCQSGIITKKLKLKFQIEPKIKTFHIVNYKTHNGNELRQVLVTYISKCNTKIYIVLFDLDNGVCAKSTCISTKSYEYYVDIIGNHGENLIALLHDVDLHILNPSRNFVDKLHKTGKTGRIPTCIAGHPEEECVATGDTTGRVVVWKGLFQTRPYTAVYHWHTLPVTEIAFSKSGGHMYTGGGECVLVKWVLANSHQKSFLPRLPAPIKHLTIAPDNLYVAVSTLDNGIVVVNPQRKLTSVIQNFTWGVTLSSKDLFPAGLIVDPRTNCLVLNSRTGHVQFYNTHTKSLLYNINITAQNFLTQERNVLIINTEVTKIAINHDGMWMATVEERNDKMSCIEVRLKFWMYNVKQQQFALNTSIELPHDGGVNALHFQPCMLFGDEGTLAVTTGRDRKFKLWHLVEPSSLHKKNKCWQCHSVGDYRNLPATDAGFSIDGSLVGIGFDSSLTIWTPDTCTFKCSLTHCQYQYPVTRIEFGKQDACHLVVAVSTQHIAVWNILSLTLIWSVPLKIATLTADPKSTYMAVFTTDNSLFVFTPHKSTPVYTRKDFIENNSFILGATFVPHLQVKRDSSYRSWQRRSQLFFLDSNQELLTLEPESEVTISLEILSTNATVPATAFSNLIASTTTTDKEVPALFMHEQLKTGKGMVKELLSVSAHTLPPMKMLCASFITSLLSPSVSKTQSPDDRIERDETIQNDEESEESEEELLRPENRESSPVAEIDNVDETKVQLVDHDWSFLRTILPDREEIEQQLIDDNLEPTLPSENIYNVV; from the exons AtgcaaatgaaattaaatacgcGACGCGAATCAACAAATATTGAAGTAATTGATGTAGACGATTTAGTTTTAACGAGAAAAGGCGGAGGAAGTATAATTGATCAACGGCCAGTTTTTTCACACGATGGAGA AACATTATACATAGTATGGAAGCATGTTATAAGAGCTTACAGTACACAAACTGGAGATTTTGTTAAAGAATTAGAACCAGCAAATTACAGAATTGCAGGATTAATAATACATCCAGAAAATCCTAATCTGATCATTGCCTGTACAGAAAATGGAGAATTAAATTTTTGGAGTTGTCAAAGTGGCATTATCACAAAGAAATTG aaattaaaatttcaaatagagccaaaaataaaaacgtttcacattgtaaattataaaactCATAATGGAAATGAGTTGCGTCAAGTGCTTGTAACATATATTTCCAAATGcaatacaaaaatttatataGTGTTATTTGATCTAGATAATGGAGTTTGTGCAAAGTCTACATGTATATC GACAAAATCTTATGAATACTATGTTGATATAATTGGTAATCATGGTGAAAATTTAATAGCACTCCTTCATGATGTAGATTTGCATATATTGAATCCATCAAGAAATTTTGTTGATAAATT ACATAAAACAGGTAAAACAGGTAGAATACCAACATGCATTGCTGGACATCCAGAAGAAGAATGTGTTGCCACAGGAGATACAACTGGTCGTGTCGTAGTATGGAAGGGTTTGTTTCAAACAAGACCTTATACAGCAGTTTATCATTGGCATACATTACCTGTTACAGAAATAGCATTCAGTAAATCAG GTGGTCACATGTATACAGGAGGAGGAGAATGTGTTCTAGTGAAATGGGTTTTAGCAAATTCACATCAAAAATCCTTCCTTCCTCGATTACCTGCACCTATTAAACACCTTACTATTGCTCCTGATAATTTATATGTGGCTGTATCTACTTTAGATAATG GTATCGTGGTTGTAAATCCACAAAGAAAATTGACATCAGTTATACAAAATTTTACATGGGGCGTGACCTTATCTTCTAAAGATTTATTTCCTGCTGGTCTTATCGTTGATCCACGTACGAATTGTTTAGTTTTAAATAGTCGTACAGGACatgttcaattttataatacccATACGAAAAGTTTATTATATAAT ATAAATATTACGGCACAAAATTTTTTAACGCAAGAGCGTAATGTACTTATTATAAACACGGAAGTTACAAAGATAGCAATAAATCATGATGGTATGTGGATGGCGACTGTTGAAGAACGAAACGATAAAATGTCATGTATAGAAGTGAGGCTGAAATTTTGGATGTATAACGTTAAACAACAACA GTTCGCATTAAACACGTCAATCGAGCTTCCTCACGATGGCGGTGTGAATGCTTTGCACTTCCAACCGTGCATGTTATTCGGTGACGAGGGAACACTGGCAGTTACAACAGGCAGAGATAGAAAATTCAAATTATGGCATCTTGTAGAACCTTCATCTTTACACA aaaaaaataaatgctGGCAGTGCCATAGTGTAGGAGATTACAGAAATCTGCCTGCAACGGATGCTGGTTTTTCAATTGATGGTTCATTAGTTGGTATTGGTTTCGATTCTAGTCTAACAATATGGACTCCCGATACTTGTACGTTTAAATGTAGCCTTACACACTGTCAATATCAGTATCCAGTGAC GCGAATTGAATTTGGAAAGCAAGATGCTTGTCATCTTGTGGTAGCAGTTTCCACGCAGCATATTGCGGTGTGGAACATCCTATCGCTTACGTTAATATGGAGCGTACCTCTAAAAATTGCAACTCTTACGGCAGATCCGAAATCAACGTACATGGCTGTTTTCACCACCGATaattcac TGTTTGTATTCACACCCCACAAATCGACACCCGTCTACACAAGAaaagattttatcgaaaataatAGTTTCATTTTGGGAGCCACCTTTGTACCACATTTACAAGTGAAAAGAGATTCATCGTACAGATCGTGGCAACGAAGATCGCAGCTTTTCTTTTTAGATTCTAATCAA GAATTATTAACGTTAGAACCAGAATCCGAAGTGACTATTTCTCTTGAAATTTTATCTACGAATGCAACAGTTCCTGCGACCGCGTTTAGCAATTTAATAGCGAGCACAACTACCACAGACAAGGAAGTACCCGCTCTATTTATGCACGAACAACTGAAAACAGGAAAAGGAATGGTGAAAGag CTTCTCAGCGTCTCAGCCCACACATTACCGCCCATGAAGATGCTTTGTGCATCATTCATCACATCTCTGCTCTCGCCATCTGTGTCAAAAACTCAATCACCTGACGATAGAATCGAGAG GGATGAAACAATCCAGAATGACGAAGAGTCAGAGGAAAGCGAAGAAGAACTATTACGACCGGAAAATCGTGAATCTTCACCTGTAGCTGAAATCGATAATGTCGATGAGACAAAAGTACAACTTGTCGATCACGATTGGTCTTTCCTTAGAACTATACTTCCAGATCGAGAGGAGATTGAACAACAATTGATAGATGACAATCTTGAACCAACTTTACCatctgaaaatatttataatgtagtgtga
- the LOC117165833 gene encoding uncharacterized protein LOC117165833 — translation MSKSELEVRIAPEYSISGQHLSNVDAYRNLFTLQDVQALVKHATGSNTVVHKFFLRSYSDGKLGFLGSHQKLSVEVKTANGREILSFFVKVVPYDVPSQAEYVLDKCVFLKEKIFYRDIFPQLYHEYKDEPWTATCFLVKENLLVFEDLGVKGYSLRNRLFDKELIVSSLTSIARMHASSLLVEARFGKSLKKMYPHAFVENAFSETGKTKMWFQVSVNAIVAVAKHLGLDASMIPKACEEVYAALEMSATKRNVISHGDLWGNNLMFSNTVPPKCFLVDFQLIRYSPLAHDVIQLLYLCADRDFREKWEEAMLKHYYSVLCETLTSAKSVSVQVPSWSELVEGMEEQRLCALITAAIYFQTVLLDEKVGAEIMNNSDSYHEFEFVNRNETVLKIMKIDPVYRKRLSETVTELVEFSFRLDKLPKPT, via the coding sequence ATGTCAAAGTCAGAGCTGGAGGTTCGAATCGCGCCAGAATACTCGATCAGCGGACAACATCTATCTAATGTGGATGCTTATCGAAATTTATTCACCCTTCAAGATGTACAAGCTTTAGTGAAACATGCAACAGGCAGCAACACAGTGGTGCACAAATTTTTCTTGAGATCATATTCTGATGGGAAGCTCGGATTTTTGGGATCACATCAGAAGCTCAGCGTGGAAGTCAAAACCGCAAATGGGAGAGAGATCCTGTCCTTCTTCGTTAAAGTCGTGCCGTACGATGTACCCAGTCAAGCTGAATACGTGCTTGATAAATGTGTCTTTCTAAAGGAGAAAATCTTCTATCGTGACATATTTCCTCAACTGTATCATGAGTATAAAGATGAACCATGGACTGCAACTTGTTTCTTGGTCAAGGAGAATCTCCTGGTATTTGAAGATTTAGGTGTTAAAGGCTATTCGTTGAGGAATAGGTTATTCGACAAAGAGCTCATTGTATCCAGTTTAACATCCATTGCCAGAATGCATGCATCCTCTCTGTTAGTGGAAGCACGTTTTGGAAAGTCTTTGAAGAAAATGTATCCACATGCTTTCGTTGAGAATGCTTTCTCTGAGACTGGCAAGACTAAAATGTGGTTTCAAGTAAGTGTGAATGCCATAGTTGCTGTAGCTAAACACCTTGGTCTGGATGCCAGTATGATACCAAAAGCTTGTGAAGAAGTATACGCAGCCTTAGAAATGTCAGctacaaaaagaaatgttaTTAGTCATGGAGATTTATGGGGGAATAATCTGATGTTCAGTAACACAGTACCTCCCAAGTGTTTTTTGGTAGATTTCCAGCTAATAAGATATTCTCCTCTGGCGCACGACGTGATACAATTGTTGTATCTTTGCGCTGATCGTGATTTTAGAGAAAAGTGGGAAGAGGCTATGCTGAAGCATTACTATAGTGTGTTGTGTGAAACACTGACCTCAGCAAAATCAGTTTCTGTGCAAGTTCCATCTTGGTCAGAATTAGTTGAAGGGATGGAAGAGCAGAGATTATGTGCTCTAATCACTGCAGCTATATATTTCCAGACTGTGTTATTGGATGAAAAAGTAGGTGCAGAAATTATGAATAATTCTGACAGTTATCATGAGTTTGAATTTGTAAATAGAAACGAAACAGTgcttaaaataatgaaaattgatCCGGTATATAGAAAACGATTATCAGAAACTGTTACTGAATTGGTTGAGTTCAGTTTCCGATTAGATAAATTACCAAAACCGACATAA